A genomic segment from Lutzomyia longipalpis isolate SR_M1_2022 chromosome 3, ASM2433408v1 encodes:
- the LOC129793290 gene encoding protein qui-1 isoform X1, with protein sequence MAVAVEEAVLSALRGQVSGNTRLPAPRLVKIYVASNKREFREERRVLLEVVGPEIQSFYDDRQIEMEFVDVHFGTGPGVESAVDIDPYRLDDHLSEVMICRRDSKSVFFIALIGNDLGTFNLPTSIDADVFECIRRNCCMEESNLLLTCYTYQHHDRTYHLLKPTEGVRHQEKREWVKTCREMRDVLERSLRKSLSTFPDEVLAEKMRFMLKTPLEKEIDTALGCSKGDGMVAVLREWSMPSAAQVRDRVQQIKKQLTECLPPDNMQTLTVEGEAAEIDPDKESHEDYLAVFKTTIIEKLRVTIDRNLINDPDCIKGRKKTVQEIFHEHSIHLVFVGEHEASGSLVSSTVPERLRSNVIQHYRSGSRHSPHFIYGSHGSGKSSLIAELYTQVVKWFDNAKVHRVIRFASKTPRSAYSLELLRVICQQISIIFNIPEGYLPKDASFDPFYINNWFQNLMRRCEDMPNDVLILFIDDLHKLNPLDCDIVAALSWLPISLPSNVFLICTTTIPIDAMKLTPIQKERFRSADSLFDLMQDGTTVKRVRNDETFEAYVRRLFHEIEDEFGQRGFARLATYLTCTEYGLSETELLELLMPIQNSDALIDSSEGGFNFSTFRAIRNRMKPLIREKLMSGKVLIQWRHDLCAQIAKSRYMDGESTRLAHTELANIFFSQDGEESDETTISHPTDKSPQTGQPTPTNLQPGIHEETVSSRPSNMLPWAELSYSVRHVEESWHHLMRSEDTEKLKTIAMCNFDFLLAALQTVSISYLRCLIEHVRCHILDRDIELIYYTIRKSSDVLTRDPMQLGAQVISWLRPISEHDENDNSLLSITVRSATAWCDGYTVPLLVPLTGWLPVPLPSQIRTMTVSGTGQIRTIDLSPSKQHLIIGPKTGDVQLWHIMSNSLVHTFRGHSGPVTCLTVPRELNYLITGSEDTSVILWDMRTLTMKQRIWEHIAAVICVTYALNNTYIISGGDDSSIIISSMETGKLVMKIDHHRGPVTAVHVSAASDVLVSSSHDATVCLWSLENFTLLNTIQLHSSIINFEISSDSVFLLALCEDNGLYLRALATGTELHSLKGHKSKVRGMCLANDSQRAIVGCEDTKALIYDMHSGRVIRSLPPNPGAVTAVLCTDNDDFLITVGGNKITFYSFRNEDSFAHLRTKKRKASRHISAQKHQYNVGNVPVTCFDISRDSQLAAVASGRSVAIWQLNTPEVATTYNYHTGPVTTVSFSPNGEFVVSGSEDKSVIVVGLALGLVVTTFKGHAAIIHSVCAMMDSRRILSADRDGLLCVWLADSATLLQTVQGPYKHLAVTNNMKFAVCTNGDNNLRIWSLTREDEKYNVSHSDEITCFVITVDSLFVITGSRDMSLKVWQATGGKLAQVLVGHTDAVTCVAVPVTNKNQVISGSKDCNLIVWDLHTGEELHTLAGHLAQVTCVKISADGTTAVSASDDKTLIVWETKRGLALTSLQLHVPFTRFDISIECSRILIQLVDSQTLPVICLHNTPATYVKLPTYSAPARDVEDLRPAGPKRQAPRRLLKKEVSLDTYTWQKKYGHLTSSVMMAQVDERLKRRFSVSASMEEISKIAEMKSLASQTSLCPEQAALAQSQHFDQLEALWNKRSPPRRRLNTSVSRQSSLVEDRISSDEDEFQEERTGTCIMCPSRPSSLPPRPRTPSPDETLLHPDLLKEALALNCCSGDENSQDLAQEKREKRRRRKSISSCITQ encoded by the exons ATGGCTGTGGCAGTAGAGGAGGCCGTCCTAAGTGCTTTGCGGGGCCAGGTGAGCGGCAATACGAGATTACCCGCCCCTCGCCTCGTCAAGATCTACGTTGCCAGCAATAAGAGAG AATTTAGGGAGGAACGACGGGTTCTCCTGGAAGTCGTTGGCCCGGAAATACAATCATTCTACGACGATAGACAAATTGAG ATGGAATTTGTGGACGTGCATTTTGGCACAGGGCCCGGAGTGGAGTCTGCAGTGGACATTGATCCTTACAGATTGGATGACCACTTGAGTGAGGTGATGATCTGCAGACGAGACTCCAAGAGTGTCTTCTTCATT GCGCTCATTGGGAACGATCTGGGCACATTTAACCTTCCAACGTCCATCgatgcggatgtttttgagtGTATTCGGAGGAATTGTTGCATGGAGGAGAGCAATCTACTGCTGACATGCTACACCTACCAGCACCATGATCGAACCTATCATCTTCTCAAGCCAACCGAAGGAGTCAG GCACCAGGAGAAGCGTGAATGGGTGAAAACGTGCCGTGAGATGAGAGATGTCCTCGAGAGGTCCCTACGAAAGAGCTTATCGACTTTTCCTGATGAGGTGCTGGCGGAAAAAATGCGCTTCATGCTGAAGACACCCCTCGAGAAGGAAATTGACACGGCACTCG GATGTTCCAAGGGTGATGGCATGGTGGCCGTATTACGGGAATGGTCGATGCCATCGGCAGCACAAGTGCGTGATCGTGTTCAGCAAATCAAGAAGCAATTAACTGAATGTCTGCCGCCGGACAACATGCAAACGCTAAC GGTTGAAGGCGAAGCGGCGGAAATTGATCCAGACAAGGAGAGTCACGAAGACTATTTGGCTGTGTTCAAAACCACCATCATTGAGAAATTGAGGGTGACTATCGATCGGAATCTCATCAATGATCCCGACTGCATtaagggaagaaaaaagacagttcag GAAATATTCCACGAGCATTCGATACATTTGGTATTTGTGGGTGAGCACGAGGCCAGCGGGAGTCTAGTATCGTCAACAGTGCCCGAAAGGTTGCGGTCAAATGTGATTCAGCACTATCGATCGGGCTCCCGGCATTCACCTCATTTCATTTATGGGAGTCACGGGTCCGGGAAAAGCTCCCTAATCGCCGAATTATACACCCAGGTCGTGAAATGGTTCGACAATGCCAAAGTTCATCGCGTGATACGTTTTGC GTCCAAAACGCCACGTTCTGCATACAGTTTAGAACTGTTGCGTGTGATTTGTCAGCAGATCTCCATTATATTCAACATTCCCGAAGGATATTTGCCAAAAGACGCCTCATTCGATCCCTTCTACATCAACAATTGGTTCCAGAATCTCATGCGTCGCTGCGAAGATATGCCCAATGACGTACTCATTCTCTTCATTGATGATCTCCACAAACTCAATCCACTCGACTGTGACATTGTTGCGGCCCTCTCATGGCTCCCCATAAGCCTCCCATCGAATGTCTTCCTCATTTGCACCACAACCATCCCTATTGATGCTATGAAACTCACCCCGATACAGAAGGAGCGCTTCCGTAGTGCCGACAGTTTGTTTGACCTCATGCAGGACGGTACGACGGTGAAGCGCGTGCGAAATGACGAAACATTCGAGGCGTACGTGAGGCGCCTCTTTCACGAAATTGAAGATGAATTCGGACAGCGAGGATTCGCACGATTAGCCACCTACCTCACGTGCACGGAGTACGGGTTGAGTGAAACGGAATTGCTGGAATTGCTCATGCCAATCCAGAATAGCGATGCTCTCATTGATTCCAGCGAGGGTGGCTTCAATTTCTCCACCTTCCGGGCCATTCGAAACCGAATGA AACCCTTGATACGGGAGAAATTGATGTCGGGGAAAGTGTTGATCCAATGGCGTCACGACTTGTGTGCACAAATTGCCAAGTCACGCTACATGGATGGGGAATCCACGAGATTGGCACACACGGAGCTTGCCAATATCTTCTTCAGCCAAGACGGTGAGGAGAGCGATGAAACAACAATCAGCCACCCAACGGATAAATCACCACAAACGGGTCAACCCACACCCACAAATCTCCAACCAGGCATCCATGAGGAGACAGTGAGTAGCAGACCCAGCAATATGTTACCTTGGGCCGAACTCTCGTACAGTGTACGACACGTAGAGGAGTCATGGCACCATTTAATGCGCTCCGAGGACACGGAGAAGCTCAAGACAATCGCCATGTGCAACTTTGACTTCCTCCTGGCAGCG CTCCAAACGGTCTCAATCAGCTACTTGCGGTGCCTCATCGAGCATGTACGGTGTCACATCCTCGACAGGGACATCGAGTTAATTTACTACACAATCAGGAAATCAAGTGATGTCCTCACACGGGATCCCATGCAGCTCGGTGCTCAA GTGATTTCATGGTTGAGGCCAATTTCGGAGCACGATGAGAACGATAACTCCCTGCTGAGCATTACTGTGAGGTCAGCAACTGCCTGGTGCGATGGCTATACGGTGCCT TTGCTGGTTCCCCTGACAGGATGGCTGCCAGTTCCTCTTCCATCGCAAATTCGTACAATGACCGTATCTGGTACGGGACAAATACGCACGATTGATTTGTCACCATCGAAACAGCACCTCATAATTGGCCCCAAAACAGGAGATGTCCAACTCTGGCACATCATGAGCAACAGCCTCGTACACACATTTCGAG gacACAGCGGTCCCGTGACGTGCCTAACCGTACCAAGGGAGCTGAATTATCTCATAACCGGATCAGAGGATACATCTGTAATTCTCTGGGACATGAGGACATTGACAATGAAACAGCGAATATG GGAACACATAGCTGCTGTCATTTGTGTTACATATGCCTTGAATAATACATACATCATTAGTGGAGGGGACGACTCCAGCATCATAATATCATCGATGGAAACAGGAAAATTG GTAATGAAAATCGACCATCATCGAGGTCCAGTAACGGCCGTTCACGTTAGCGCCGCAAGTGATGTCCTCGTTTCTTCAAGTCACGACGCCACAGTATGCCTATGGTCCCTGGAAAACTTCACACTCCTCAATACAATCCAACTACATAGCTCGAtaattaactttgaaatttCCAGTGATTCC GTATTCCTCTTGGCATTGTGCGAGGATAATGGATTGTATTTGCGAGCTCTGGCGACCGGAACGGAATTACACTCACTCAAGGGACATAAATCGAAG GTCCGTGGCATGTGTCTCGCCAATGACAGTCAGAGAGCCATTGTGGGGTGTGAGGACACCAAAGCTCTCATCTATGACATGCACTCGGGACGTGTAATCAGGTCCCTACCACCGAATCCAGGGGCTGTCACAGCAGTCCTTTGTACGGACAACGATGATTTCCTCATAACTGTGGGTGGGAATAAAATCACCTTCTATTCCTTCCGTAATGAGGACTCCTTTGCACATTTGCGAACGAAAAAGCGCAAAGCATCCCGACACATTTCAGCTCAGAAGCATCAGTACAACGTGGGAAATGTCCCTGTTACATGCTTCGATATTTCACGAGATTCTCAACTAGCAGCAGTTGCATCAGGGCGTAGTGTCGCCATCTGGCAACTTAACACCCCTGAAGTGGCCACAACCTACAACTACCACACAGGTCCTGTGACCACAGTTAGTTTCTCGCCAAATGGAGAATTTGTGGTGTCCGGATCGGAGGACAAGAGTGTCATTGTGGTCGGTTTGGCGCTTGGACTTGTGGTGACAACATTTAAAGGTCACGCAGCCATTATTCACTCAGTCTGCGCCATGATGGATTCTCGACGAATCCTTTCAGCAGACAGAGATGGACTTTTGTGCGTTTGGTTGGCTGATAGCGCTACCCTCCTGCAGACAGTTCAGGGACCATATAAGCACTTAGCTGTGACCAACAATATGAAGTTTGCG GTGTGCACAAATGGGGACAACAATCTACGAATTTGGTCGTTGACGCGTGAGGATGAAAAGTACAATGTATCGCATTCAGATGAAATAACCTGCTTCGTGATAACCGTGGACTCCCTCTTCGTTATAACGGGTTCACGCGATATGTCCCTCAAGGTGTGGCAGGCAACTGGTGGGAAACTGGCACAAGTACTCGTGGGGCACACAGATGCCGTGACGTGTGTCGCTGTGCCCGTAACTAATAAGAATCAAGTGATATCAGGATCGAAGGATTGCAACCTCATTGTGTGGGATCTGCACACTGGTGAGGAGCTGCATACGCTAGCGGGGCATCTGGCGCAGGTTACGTGCGTGAAGATTTCGGCAGATGGAACGACAGCAGTGTCGGCGAGTGATGATAAAACGTTAATTGTGTGGGAGACAAAGAGAGGACTAGCTCTGACTTCTTTGCAGCTTCATGTGCCATTCACGAGGTTCGACATTAGCATCGAGTGCTCAAGAATTTTG ATTCAATTAGTCGACAGTCAGACCCTCCCTGTGATTTGTCTGCACAACACCCCCGCAACGTATGTGAAATTGCCAACATATTCAGCCCCTGCGCGCGATGTTGAGGATTTGAGGCCAGCAGGACCGAAGCGTCAGGCCCCCAGGCGATTGCTAAAGAAGGAAGTCTCCTTGGATACGTACACGTGGCAGAAGAAGTATGGGCATCTCACGTCATCCGTAATGATGGCTCAGGTGGATGAGAGACTCAAGAGACGCTTTTCCGTATCCGCAAGCATGGAGGAGATCTCCAAGATTGCAGAAATGAAGTCATTGGCCTCTCAGACGAGTCTCTGTCCCGAACAGGCTGCTCTAGCGCAATCCCAACACTTTGATCAACTCGAAGCACTCTGGAATAAACGATCTCCACCCCGAAGAAGGCTCAATACT TCTGTTTCGAGGCAATCATCCCTGGTCGAGGATCGAATTTCATCGGATGAGGATGAATTTCAGGAGGAAAGAACAGGTACGTGCATTATGTGCCCTTCCAGGCCATCATCCCTTCCCCCGAGACCACGAACACCATCCCCAGATGAGACGCTCCTCCACCCGGATCTCCTAAAGGAAGCCCTCGCTCTCAATTGCTGCTCCGGCGATGAAAACTCCCAAGATCTCGCTCAGGAGAAGCGAGAAAAACGCCGTAGAAGGAAATCCATTTCTTCCTGCATTACGcagtag
- the LOC129793290 gene encoding protein qui-1 isoform X2, with the protein MAVAVEEAVLSALRGQVSGNTRLPAPRLVKIYVASNKREFREERRVLLEVVGPEIQSFYDDRQIEMEFVDVHFGTGPGVESAVDIDPYRLDDHLSEVMICRRDSKSVFFIALIGNDLGTFNLPTSIDADVFECIRRNCCMEESNLLLTCYTYQHHDRTYHLLKPTEGVRHQEKREWVKTCREMRDVLERSLRKSLSTFPDEVLAEKMRFMLKTPLEKEIDTALGCSKGDGMVAVLREWSMPSAAQVRDRVQQIKKQLTECLPPDNMQTLTVEGEAAEIDPDKESHEDYLAVFKTTIIEKLRVTIDRNLINDPDCIKGRKKTVQEIFHEHSIHLVFVGEHEASGSLVSSTVPERLRSNVIQHYRSGSRHSPHFIYGSHGSGKSSLIAELYTQVVKWFDNAKVHRVIRFASKTPRSAYSLELLRVICQQISIIFNIPEGYLPKDASFDPFYINNWFQNLMRRCEDMPNDVLILFIDDLHKLNPLDCDIVAALSWLPISLPSNVFLICTTTIPIDAMKLTPIQKERFRSADSLFDLMQDGTTVKRVRNDETFEAYVRRLFHEIEDEFGQRGFARLATYLTCTEYGLSETELLELLMPIQNSDALIDSSEGGFNFSTFRAIRNRMKPLIREKLMSGKVLIQWRHDLCAQIAKSRYMDGESTRLAHTELANIFFSQDGEESDETTISHPTDKSPQTGQPTPTNLQPGIHEETVSSRPSNMLPWAELSYSVRHVEESWHHLMRSEDTEKLKTIAMCNFDFLLAALQTVSISYLRCLIEHVRCHILDRDIELIYYTIRKSSDVLTRDPMQLGAQVISWLRPISEHDENDNSLLSITVRSATAWCDGYTVPLLVPLTGWLPVPLPSQIRTMTVSGTGQIRTIDLSPSKQHLIIGPKTGDVQLWHIMSNSLVHTFRGHSGPVTCLTVPRELNYLITGSEDTSVILWDMRTLTMKQRIWEHIAAVICVTYALNNTYIISGGDDSSIIISSMETGKLVMKIDHHRGPVTAVHVSAASDVLVSSSHDATVCLWSLENFTLLNTIQLHSSIINFEISSDSVFLLALCEDNGLYLRALATGTELHSLKGHKSKVRGMCLANDSQRAIVGCEDTKALIYDMHSGRVIRSLPPNPGAVTAVLCTDNDDFLITVGGNKITFYSFRNEDSFAHLRTKKRKASRHISAQKHQYNVGNVPVTCFDISRDSQLAAVASGRSVAIWQLNTPEVATTYNYHTGPVTTVSFSPNGEFVVSGSEDKSVIVVGLALGLVVTTFKGHAAIIHSVCAMMDSRRILSADRDGLLCVWLADSATLLQTVQGPYKHLAVTNNMKFAVCTNGDNNLRIWSLTREDEKYNVSHSDEITCFVITVDSLFVITGSRDMSLKVWQATGGKLAQVLVGHTDAVTCVAVPVTNKNQVISGSKDCNLIVWDLHTGEELHTLAGHLAQVTCVKISADGTTAVSASDDKTLIVWETKRGLALTSLQLHVPFTRFDISIECSRILIQLVDSQTLPVICLHNTPATYVKLPTYSAPARDVEDLRPAGPKRQAPRRLLKKEVSLDTYTWQKKYGHLTSSVMMAQVDERLKRRFSVSASMEEISKIAEMKSLASQTSLCPEQAALAQSQHFDQLEALWNKRSPPRRRLNTSVSRQSSLVEDRISSDEDEFQEERTDILAD; encoded by the exons ATGGCTGTGGCAGTAGAGGAGGCCGTCCTAAGTGCTTTGCGGGGCCAGGTGAGCGGCAATACGAGATTACCCGCCCCTCGCCTCGTCAAGATCTACGTTGCCAGCAATAAGAGAG AATTTAGGGAGGAACGACGGGTTCTCCTGGAAGTCGTTGGCCCGGAAATACAATCATTCTACGACGATAGACAAATTGAG ATGGAATTTGTGGACGTGCATTTTGGCACAGGGCCCGGAGTGGAGTCTGCAGTGGACATTGATCCTTACAGATTGGATGACCACTTGAGTGAGGTGATGATCTGCAGACGAGACTCCAAGAGTGTCTTCTTCATT GCGCTCATTGGGAACGATCTGGGCACATTTAACCTTCCAACGTCCATCgatgcggatgtttttgagtGTATTCGGAGGAATTGTTGCATGGAGGAGAGCAATCTACTGCTGACATGCTACACCTACCAGCACCATGATCGAACCTATCATCTTCTCAAGCCAACCGAAGGAGTCAG GCACCAGGAGAAGCGTGAATGGGTGAAAACGTGCCGTGAGATGAGAGATGTCCTCGAGAGGTCCCTACGAAAGAGCTTATCGACTTTTCCTGATGAGGTGCTGGCGGAAAAAATGCGCTTCATGCTGAAGACACCCCTCGAGAAGGAAATTGACACGGCACTCG GATGTTCCAAGGGTGATGGCATGGTGGCCGTATTACGGGAATGGTCGATGCCATCGGCAGCACAAGTGCGTGATCGTGTTCAGCAAATCAAGAAGCAATTAACTGAATGTCTGCCGCCGGACAACATGCAAACGCTAAC GGTTGAAGGCGAAGCGGCGGAAATTGATCCAGACAAGGAGAGTCACGAAGACTATTTGGCTGTGTTCAAAACCACCATCATTGAGAAATTGAGGGTGACTATCGATCGGAATCTCATCAATGATCCCGACTGCATtaagggaagaaaaaagacagttcag GAAATATTCCACGAGCATTCGATACATTTGGTATTTGTGGGTGAGCACGAGGCCAGCGGGAGTCTAGTATCGTCAACAGTGCCCGAAAGGTTGCGGTCAAATGTGATTCAGCACTATCGATCGGGCTCCCGGCATTCACCTCATTTCATTTATGGGAGTCACGGGTCCGGGAAAAGCTCCCTAATCGCCGAATTATACACCCAGGTCGTGAAATGGTTCGACAATGCCAAAGTTCATCGCGTGATACGTTTTGC GTCCAAAACGCCACGTTCTGCATACAGTTTAGAACTGTTGCGTGTGATTTGTCAGCAGATCTCCATTATATTCAACATTCCCGAAGGATATTTGCCAAAAGACGCCTCATTCGATCCCTTCTACATCAACAATTGGTTCCAGAATCTCATGCGTCGCTGCGAAGATATGCCCAATGACGTACTCATTCTCTTCATTGATGATCTCCACAAACTCAATCCACTCGACTGTGACATTGTTGCGGCCCTCTCATGGCTCCCCATAAGCCTCCCATCGAATGTCTTCCTCATTTGCACCACAACCATCCCTATTGATGCTATGAAACTCACCCCGATACAGAAGGAGCGCTTCCGTAGTGCCGACAGTTTGTTTGACCTCATGCAGGACGGTACGACGGTGAAGCGCGTGCGAAATGACGAAACATTCGAGGCGTACGTGAGGCGCCTCTTTCACGAAATTGAAGATGAATTCGGACAGCGAGGATTCGCACGATTAGCCACCTACCTCACGTGCACGGAGTACGGGTTGAGTGAAACGGAATTGCTGGAATTGCTCATGCCAATCCAGAATAGCGATGCTCTCATTGATTCCAGCGAGGGTGGCTTCAATTTCTCCACCTTCCGGGCCATTCGAAACCGAATGA AACCCTTGATACGGGAGAAATTGATGTCGGGGAAAGTGTTGATCCAATGGCGTCACGACTTGTGTGCACAAATTGCCAAGTCACGCTACATGGATGGGGAATCCACGAGATTGGCACACACGGAGCTTGCCAATATCTTCTTCAGCCAAGACGGTGAGGAGAGCGATGAAACAACAATCAGCCACCCAACGGATAAATCACCACAAACGGGTCAACCCACACCCACAAATCTCCAACCAGGCATCCATGAGGAGACAGTGAGTAGCAGACCCAGCAATATGTTACCTTGGGCCGAACTCTCGTACAGTGTACGACACGTAGAGGAGTCATGGCACCATTTAATGCGCTCCGAGGACACGGAGAAGCTCAAGACAATCGCCATGTGCAACTTTGACTTCCTCCTGGCAGCG CTCCAAACGGTCTCAATCAGCTACTTGCGGTGCCTCATCGAGCATGTACGGTGTCACATCCTCGACAGGGACATCGAGTTAATTTACTACACAATCAGGAAATCAAGTGATGTCCTCACACGGGATCCCATGCAGCTCGGTGCTCAA GTGATTTCATGGTTGAGGCCAATTTCGGAGCACGATGAGAACGATAACTCCCTGCTGAGCATTACTGTGAGGTCAGCAACTGCCTGGTGCGATGGCTATACGGTGCCT TTGCTGGTTCCCCTGACAGGATGGCTGCCAGTTCCTCTTCCATCGCAAATTCGTACAATGACCGTATCTGGTACGGGACAAATACGCACGATTGATTTGTCACCATCGAAACAGCACCTCATAATTGGCCCCAAAACAGGAGATGTCCAACTCTGGCACATCATGAGCAACAGCCTCGTACACACATTTCGAG gacACAGCGGTCCCGTGACGTGCCTAACCGTACCAAGGGAGCTGAATTATCTCATAACCGGATCAGAGGATACATCTGTAATTCTCTGGGACATGAGGACATTGACAATGAAACAGCGAATATG GGAACACATAGCTGCTGTCATTTGTGTTACATATGCCTTGAATAATACATACATCATTAGTGGAGGGGACGACTCCAGCATCATAATATCATCGATGGAAACAGGAAAATTG GTAATGAAAATCGACCATCATCGAGGTCCAGTAACGGCCGTTCACGTTAGCGCCGCAAGTGATGTCCTCGTTTCTTCAAGTCACGACGCCACAGTATGCCTATGGTCCCTGGAAAACTTCACACTCCTCAATACAATCCAACTACATAGCTCGAtaattaactttgaaatttCCAGTGATTCC GTATTCCTCTTGGCATTGTGCGAGGATAATGGATTGTATTTGCGAGCTCTGGCGACCGGAACGGAATTACACTCACTCAAGGGACATAAATCGAAG GTCCGTGGCATGTGTCTCGCCAATGACAGTCAGAGAGCCATTGTGGGGTGTGAGGACACCAAAGCTCTCATCTATGACATGCACTCGGGACGTGTAATCAGGTCCCTACCACCGAATCCAGGGGCTGTCACAGCAGTCCTTTGTACGGACAACGATGATTTCCTCATAACTGTGGGTGGGAATAAAATCACCTTCTATTCCTTCCGTAATGAGGACTCCTTTGCACATTTGCGAACGAAAAAGCGCAAAGCATCCCGACACATTTCAGCTCAGAAGCATCAGTACAACGTGGGAAATGTCCCTGTTACATGCTTCGATATTTCACGAGATTCTCAACTAGCAGCAGTTGCATCAGGGCGTAGTGTCGCCATCTGGCAACTTAACACCCCTGAAGTGGCCACAACCTACAACTACCACACAGGTCCTGTGACCACAGTTAGTTTCTCGCCAAATGGAGAATTTGTGGTGTCCGGATCGGAGGACAAGAGTGTCATTGTGGTCGGTTTGGCGCTTGGACTTGTGGTGACAACATTTAAAGGTCACGCAGCCATTATTCACTCAGTCTGCGCCATGATGGATTCTCGACGAATCCTTTCAGCAGACAGAGATGGACTTTTGTGCGTTTGGTTGGCTGATAGCGCTACCCTCCTGCAGACAGTTCAGGGACCATATAAGCACTTAGCTGTGACCAACAATATGAAGTTTGCG GTGTGCACAAATGGGGACAACAATCTACGAATTTGGTCGTTGACGCGTGAGGATGAAAAGTACAATGTATCGCATTCAGATGAAATAACCTGCTTCGTGATAACCGTGGACTCCCTCTTCGTTATAACGGGTTCACGCGATATGTCCCTCAAGGTGTGGCAGGCAACTGGTGGGAAACTGGCACAAGTACTCGTGGGGCACACAGATGCCGTGACGTGTGTCGCTGTGCCCGTAACTAATAAGAATCAAGTGATATCAGGATCGAAGGATTGCAACCTCATTGTGTGGGATCTGCACACTGGTGAGGAGCTGCATACGCTAGCGGGGCATCTGGCGCAGGTTACGTGCGTGAAGATTTCGGCAGATGGAACGACAGCAGTGTCGGCGAGTGATGATAAAACGTTAATTGTGTGGGAGACAAAGAGAGGACTAGCTCTGACTTCTTTGCAGCTTCATGTGCCATTCACGAGGTTCGACATTAGCATCGAGTGCTCAAGAATTTTG ATTCAATTAGTCGACAGTCAGACCCTCCCTGTGATTTGTCTGCACAACACCCCCGCAACGTATGTGAAATTGCCAACATATTCAGCCCCTGCGCGCGATGTTGAGGATTTGAGGCCAGCAGGACCGAAGCGTCAGGCCCCCAGGCGATTGCTAAAGAAGGAAGTCTCCTTGGATACGTACACGTGGCAGAAGAAGTATGGGCATCTCACGTCATCCGTAATGATGGCTCAGGTGGATGAGAGACTCAAGAGACGCTTTTCCGTATCCGCAAGCATGGAGGAGATCTCCAAGATTGCAGAAATGAAGTCATTGGCCTCTCAGACGAGTCTCTGTCCCGAACAGGCTGCTCTAGCGCAATCCCAACACTTTGATCAACTCGAAGCACTCTGGAATAAACGATCTCCACCCCGAAGAAGGCTCAATACT TCTGTTTCGAGGCAATCATCCCTGGTCGAGGATCGAATTTCATCGGATGAGGATGAATTTCAGGAGGAAAGAACAG ACATCCTGGCTGATTAA